A genomic window from Silene latifolia isolate original U9 population chromosome Y, ASM4854445v1, whole genome shotgun sequence includes:
- the LOC141626920 gene encoding uncharacterized protein LOC141626920: MRSNNTWKIVLVNPNPQDPTQVFSENWVVYHYFNLRAHRYEMSVIEIYDESRADNKDVLKLIDGKHNLTSPVSSYSRPEIMIKSQSYFFAHSVKTISATFTAKEITASSFI, from the exons ATGCGATCGAATAACACGTGGAAAATAGTTCTTGTTAATCCTAATCCCCAGGATCCGACTCAG GTTTTCAGTGAGAACTGGGTTGTCTACCACTATTTTAATCTGAGAGCTCATCGATATGAGATGTCAGTGATTGAGATATATGATGAATCTCGAGCG GATAACAAGGATGTTTTGAAGCTCATTGATGGAAAGCATAATCTTACATCTCCAGTTTCTTCCTATTCCCGACCTGAAATAATGATAAAATCTCAATCTTATTTTTTTGCTCATTCTGTGAAGACAATATCTGCAACATTCACTGCGAAAGAAATAACAGCAAGCAGCTTCATATAG